In Leptotrichia hongkongensis, the genomic stretch AGTTTATAAATTTAAATTTGGAGGAGATACAATGTCAAAAAAAGAATTTGTAGATGCTTATGCAAAAGCAACAGGAGAAACTAAAAAAAGAGCAGAAGAATTAGTTAACGCTTTTTTAGGAACAACAGAAGAATTTTTAGTAAAAGGTGAAACTATCCAATTTGTAGGTTGGGGAACTTTTGAAGTTAAAAAAAGAGCTGCTAGAGAAGGAAGAAATCCATCAACTGGTAAACCAATCAAAATAAAAGCTAAAAAAGTTGTAAAATTCAAAGTTGGAAAAAAATTAGCTGATAAAGTTGCTGGCGCTAAATAATAACGAATTTTATTTTTTATAAATTAAAGCTATCTTGAAGATTATTTATTTTTTCAAGATAGTTTTTTATTTTATTTTTAATTATTTAGATAAATATTTATCATGATTTTAAGTTTTAACGATAAAAAAATGTTTTTCATAATTTTTTTTAGTTTTTCTTTGTTTTAAAGCAAAGGGGAACAGTCGCCATCCCCTTTGCAATCCCGGCTTGTCTAAGAATTTTTTGAAAATAAAAATTAAACTCGCTTTGCTCAAACAGAAATTTTTATTTCCAAAAAATCACGACATTTTTAGTTTAATTAAAACAATTGATTTAACTAAAACAAAAAATAAAATCAAGAAAAAATATTTATTAATTAAATAAAATAAAAATTAAAGAAGATTTTATTTAATTTAAAAATCAAAAAATAAATCAAAAAAATTGTTATAAAGGAAATAATAATATTGCTTTAAAGAGAAAAAAATGTTATTATTTCATAGTAGGAAAAAATATTATCTAAAATTAGATAAGAGGATAATATTTTGTTAACTCAAAACTTTAAGAATATATTTGAAAATTATTTTGAATGTTTTGGGTAAATTTGTAGGATAGTAGGAAAGAGAGGAAAAATTAATGAAAAAATTATTGATTTTGATGAGTACTTTGACACTTATGATTTTGAGTTGTGGTAATTCTGGAAGTGGAAGTAAAAGTAGTGATGGAGCTAGTACGGGCTCTAAGAAGTATAGAATTGGAATTACACAGATTGCGTCACATCCAGCACTTGACAGTGCAAGAGAAGGATTTAAGGATGCTTTTAAAGAGGCAGGGATTGAGGCTGATTTTGATGAGAAAAATGCCAATGGAGAAACAGCTAATGCAAATTTGATTGCTAATAACTTTGTTAGTTCAAAAGAAGATTTGATTTTTGCGATTGCGACAAATGCGGCTCAGCCAGCTTCACAGGCAACGAATGAAATACCAGTTG encodes the following:
- a CDS encoding HU family DNA-binding protein, with protein sequence MSKKEFVDAYAKATGETKKRAEELVNAFLGTTEEFLVKGETIQFVGWGTFEVKKRAAREGRNPSTGKPIKIKAKKVVKFKVGKKLADKVAGAK